In Aedes albopictus strain Foshan chromosome 3, AalbF5, whole genome shotgun sequence, the following are encoded in one genomic region:
- the LOC115262826 gene encoding uncharacterized protein LOC115262826: MSKRKIPLRTLQARLRGLQTTFTNLYTFMEKYTANTKPLEVSVRLNKLDCLWDQMNEVIDNIVAHDDSPDDPEAYVKDRLDFENRFFTLKTFLLEKNEPAQNTPSTSTPNTSFGSTPHVRLPQISLPKFGGKLDEWLTFRDLYTSLIHWQVDLPAVEKFHYLRSQLEGEALAVIDSLPLTAANYNVAWDLLTQRFTNSKVLRKRQVQALFELPTVKKETASELQSLLDAFEKTVRSLDQVVANKADYKDLMLVHVLTSRLDSTTRRSWEEHSSEQQTDTLKDLTDFLQRRLRILEALPGKAPEQKVELGHTKLTKKVSAVKSCNATFQSSSPSKCIVCPETHLLYQCPQFLKMAVSDRDGVLRSNSLCRNCFRRGHQAKDCSSKFSCRHCRARHHSLVCFKGKVAEVKTNEKPESTTTTSESSSEPTTSKVVNLATTGAKVCNTATASTTGVVLLTAVVVLEDDKGNKVHARALLDSAAECNLISRRLRKMLAVKEEASTVEVIGIQGVASKVQGRVTVLVQSRVTNYNQPMEIYVLPKIAAQVSTAVVDTSMWDIPKGIQLADPDFLKGERIDLLLGAESFFEFFVSGRRIRLGDNLPSLVDSVFGWVVTGRYSVSGPIQSVLCDVAVSSRLDEILERFWKCEEVGSENNHSPEEARCESHFAQTVQRNLSGRYVVSLPKNEEVLVKLGSSKPIAERRFFQLERRLTRDEKLREEYCAFMAEYETLGHMRLVGDTETEEGRCYLPHHPVVKEDSTTTKVRVVFDASAQTASGFSLNDGLLAGPVIQDDLRSIILRSRTRQIILVADIEKMFRQIEVCPEDCRLQSILWRSSTDKPLATYELSTVTYGTKPAPFLATRALVQLATDEAEELPLAAKAVREDFYMDDAITGADDPIVAKELRIQLQELLRRGGFVLRKFASNCESVLEDLPAENRAIQTTDGIHLDPDSTIKTLGLVWMPNTDTFRFKFRISPITEDAVFTKRKVLSEIATLFDPLGLVGAVITKAKIVVQLLWRLQDENNHQLAWDAKLPPKVAEEWVRFYQQLSVLNELRIERLVIIPNPINIQLHLFSDASEKAFGVCAYLRSEDAEGRIKVALLSSRSRVAPLKAQSIPRLELCGALLASELYTKIKASMRFTGECFFWVDSTTVLRWLHAPPLTWATFVANRVSKVQASTENCHWRHVPGEQNPADQISRGIWPEEIIHNQLWWEGPAWLRTTSENWPSLQAFTSEGHEEERRRAACVITASETSGFFTEYLARFSSFTTLIRTTAYLLRYLHNLRSKRELRRSVAFLTTEELQLAENFIVLHVQRDSFHREIMDCYELGVE; the protein is encoded by the exons ATGTCGAAACGGAAAATACCGCTACGGACACTACAGGCGCGACTCCGAGGGCTACAAACGACGTTCACGAACTTGTACACGTTTATGGAGAAATACACGGCCAACACGAAGCCTTTGGAAGTCTCCGTGCGACTGAACAAGCTGGATTGCCTGTGGGATCAGATGAACGAGGTCATCGACAACATCGTAGCCCACGACGATTCACCCGACGATCCCGAAGCCTACGTGAAAGATCGGCTTGATTTCGAAAACCGATTCTTCACACTGAAAACTTTCCTATTGGAAAAGAACGAGCCGGCACAAAACACTCCGTCTACTTCTACCCCTAATACCTCCTTCGGTTCTACCCCTCACGTACGATTACCGCAGATCTCGCTTCCCAAGTTTGGCGGTAAATTAGATGAATGGCTCACGTTTCGCGACCTTTACACCTCGCTTATCCACTGGCAGGTGGACCTCCCTGCCGTAGAAAAATTCCATTACTTGCGAAGTCAATTGGAAGGGGAAGCATTAGCCGTGATCGATTCTCTCCCCCTTACCGCAGCAAACTATAATGTGGCATGGGATCTCCTCACACAACGTTTCACCAATTCCAAGGTTCTGCGGAAACGTCAGGTACAGGCCCTCTTCGAGCTGCCTACGGTTAAGAAGGAAACTGCATCCGAATTACAGTCTCTCCTGGATGCCTTCGAGAAGACTGTAAGATCCCTCGATCAAGTCGTCGCCAACAAGGCGGACTACAAGGATCTGATGTTGGTGCATGTATTGACATCGCGGTTGGACAGCACCACCCGGAGAAGTTGGGAGGAACATTCGTCCGAACAACAGACGGACACCCTAAAGGATCTCACGGATTTCCTCCAACGTCgtttaaggattctggaagctctCCCTGGCAAGGCGCCGGAACAGAAGGTGGAACTCGGACATACCAAACTGACGAAAAAGGTTTCGGCGGTAAAATCCTGCAACGCTACGTTCCAATCATCATCACCGAGCAAATGCATCGTCTGCCCAGAGACACATTTGCTGTACCAGTGCCCTCAGTTTCTGAAAATGGCAGTTTCGGATCGGGATGGAGTACTTCGGAGCAATTCGCTCTGCCGAAATTGCTTTCGGCGGGGTCACCAAGCAAAGGATTGTTCGTCTAAGTTTTCCTGTCGGCACTGTAGAGCGAGACATCACTCACTCGTGTGTTTTAAGGGGAAGGTAGCCGAAGTTAAGACGAATGAGAAACCCGAGTCAACCACTACTACATCGGAATCAAGCTCAGAACCAACTACTTCAAAGGTCGTTAACCTGGCAACGACCGGAGCGAAGGTTTGCAACACAGCCACAGCGTCAACAACGGGTGTCGTTCTACTCACTGCAGTCGTGGTGCTGGAAGACGACAAGGGCAACAAGGTGCATGCTAGGGCGCTACTGGATAGTGCAGCCGAATGCAATCTGATTAGCAGACGGCTGCGGAAAATGCTGGCTGTCAAGGAGGAAGCCAGTACGGTCGAGGTTATTGGTATCCAAGGGGTGGCATCCAAGGTCCAAGGAAGGGTTACAGTCCTGGTACAATCACGGGTCACAAACTACAACCAACCAATGGAAATCTACGTGCTTCCAAAAATTGCGGCACAGGTGTCTACCGCGGTGGTCGATACCAGCATGTGGGACATACCTAAGGGGATTCAACTGGCGGATCCGGATTTCCTCAAAGGAGAACGAATCGATCTTCTGCTAGGGGCGGAATCATTTTTCGAGTTCTTCGTTTCTGGTCGCCGCATTCGGTTGGGTGACAATCTACCATCGTTGGTCGACTCCGTCTTCGGATGGGTGGTAACAGGCAGATATTCGGTCAGCGGTCCAATCCAATCTGTCCTGTGTGATGTTGCGGTCTCCAGTCGGCTCGACGAAATTCTCGAACGGTTTTGGAAATGCGAAGAAGTTGGGTCGGAGAATAACCATTCTCCTGAGGAAGCAAGGTGCGAAAGCCATTTTGCGCAAACGGTGCAGCGAAATTTGTCTGGTCGGTATGTGGTGTCATTGCCCAAGAATGAGGAAGTTTTAGTCAAGCTGGGCAGTTCGAAACCGATCGCAGAAAGGAGGTTTTTCCAGTTGGAGCGGCGATTGACTAGAGATGAGAAGCTACGGGAGGAATACTGTGCCTTCATGGCCGAATACGAGACTCTGGGACATATGCGATTGGTTGGAGACACCGAAACGGAAGAAGGTCGGTGCTACCTCCCACATCATCCAGTTGTGAAGGAGGATAGCACAACCACAAAGGTGAGGGTTGTATTTGACGCTTCGGCTCAAACTGCGTCAGGATTTTCCCTCAACGACGGGTTGCTCGCAGGTCCTGTGATTCAGGACGATTTGCGGTCGATAATACTGCGAAGCCGGACTCGTCAGATCATCCTAGTGGCCGACATAGAAAAAATGTTTCGGCAGATAGAGGTCTGCCCGGAGGATTGCCGTCTTCAATCGATTTTGTGGAGGTCGAGCACAGACAAACCGCTAGCTACATATGAACTGTCCACCGTAACCTACGGCACCAAGCCTGCTCCTTTTCTTGCCACCAGAGCCCTGGTGCAACTCGCCACGGATGAAGCGGAGGAACTCCCGCTGGCGGCCAAGGCCGTCAGGGAAGATTTTTATATGGACGACGCCATTACCGGTGCGGATGACCCGATTGTTGCCAAGGAGTTGAGGATCCAGCTGCAGGAACTACTACGAAGAGGAGGATTCGTCCTGCGGAAATTCGCTTCCAACTGCGAATCAGTCTTGGAAGACCTACCAGCTGAGAATCGGGCGATTCAGACGACGGACGGAATTCATTTGGATCCAGATTCGACGATCAAGACGTTGGGCTTGGTTTGGATGCCCAATACCGACACTTTCCGGTTCAAATTTCGAATCTCCCCGATAACAGAGGATGCCGTATTCACCAAGAGGAAGGTTTTATCAGAAATTGCCACTCTTTTCGATCCCTTAGGACTCGTCGGCGCGGTGATCACAAAGGCAAAAATCGTCGTGCAACTACTGTGGCGCCTGCAGGATGAAAACAATCACCAGTTGGCATGGGATGCCAAGCTCCCTCCGAAGGTAGCAGAAGAATGGGTCCGGTTCTATCAACAACTTTCTGTATTAAACGAGCTTCGCATTGAGAGACTGGTCATCATACCGAATCCAATCAACATCCAACTACACCTGTTCTCAGACGCTTCCGAGAAGGCTTTCGGCGTCTGCGCCTACCTACGGAGCGAAGATGCAGAAGGAAGGATTAAGGTTGCCTTGCTATCGTCGAGATCGAGAGTTGCACCCTTGAAGGCTCAATCAATCCCTAGGCTTGAGCTCTGCGGTGCTCTACTCGCATCGGAATTATACACCAAAATCAAGGCTTCGATGCGCTTCACTGGAGAATGTTTCTTCTGGGTGGACTCTACGACCGTTTTGCGGTGGCTACACGCCCCACCCCTAACATGGGCTACATTTGTGGCAAATCGCGTATCGAAGGTGCAAGCATCCACGGAAAATTGTCATTGGCGACACGTGCCCGGAGAACAGAATCCGGCAGACCAAATTTCACGGGGAATCTGGCCGGAGGAAATTATCCACAACCAACTTTGGTGGGAAGGACCCGCCTGGCTTCGGACTACATCGGAAAATTGGCCATCACTGCAAGCTTTCACTTCGGAAGGACACGAGGAAGAACGGAGGCGAGCAGCATGCGTGATTACTGCATCAGAGACTTCAGGTTTCTTCACGGAGTATctggcacggttctccagctttaCCACCCTAATCAGGACAACGGCCTATCTGCTACGTTATCTGCATAATCTTCGATCGAAAAGGGAACTTCGACGGTCGGTTGCTTTCCTAACTACGGAGGAATTGCAGCTGGCGGAAAACTTTATCGTTCTCCACGTCCAACGAGACTCCTTTCATCGCGAG ATAATGGATTGTTACGAGTTGGGGGTCGAATAG